The genomic DNA GGTAGGCACAACACAGGGGTAAATAAGTACCGTATGAGTATGCCAACAACCTCTGCCTTGAGGCTCTGCAACACAAATATATTCGTATCTGGGTATGTTGTGTTTGTCATGGAAACGGCGCATTGCCTTATTAAAAATTTTAAAATCTGTATACAATTTCTGTGGGTCTGTAACATTATACCTATACGTGAGCGTCAAAAAGAGACATCTGTCCAAATCTTCACTACCTGTGATATTTGCATTAATTGTGTCTTCAACTGCACGAAGTGAACGCATAGCAGAGCGGATATTTTGTGCCCTAGTGCTTGTGTGGTTAAAGGTGTAGAGCTTAGCACCGTCTGTGTTGTCACACAGTTCGTCAGCTTTAGCCTGTTCAAAAACTGGAATATTAACCCCGTCTTTGTTACGCCATTCAACTACCCGCTTATAGTGGTCTTTTGATATTTTCACGATAGGTGCTAACGGCTGTTTGCCTAAAATCTTTACCTCTGTCTGTGCCCCAGCAATTTTTATAATTGCTCTGGAGTTAAAACTAAAATTATCGGTTTCTATCTGTTTTCTTTTCACAGCAATTACCTCATTCCCAAATAATTACAATTAAAGGCTTGGTTCTTCTATATTCTAATCAAATAAACCGCGAAGGCGGCTCTAAGTCCTTGGTTCGGGGGGATGGCTTTTGCCTTCGGCAACGCCACCCACCGCCCAAGCCTTAGAGGACCTCATACCGTTTACTATCAGCCACACAGCCCCATGCCTATTTTGCTTATTGCTCTCGTATGTCAAGCCTAAAATATACTGCTATGCAGGGCTTGACATACTACGAGCCAATAAGCTACGGGCAATTATGGGCTGTGTGAGGAACTGCGCTTTAGATAGTATCATCAACTGCTATTTTAAATATTAACCTCTGTAGCTTTGGCATGTTATTTATTGTCGGCACTCTTATCTGCCGCAGGGGTTTGCCATCAGTTAGCATAAAACCTCTGCTTTGTCCACCTGTAAAGTCTTCTGGTATCTGTTCCTTTGCGTCCCCAAACACCATCTCTTTTGCTTCACGTGATAGGGTGGAAAGACTTATGCGTACTGCAAACTGGTCTCTGCTTCCACTAGGTAAAACCGTTGCGTCGGGTCGTTGGCAACTGCAAATAACCCCCACCTGTAGGCTTCTGCCCATAAACAGGATGTCATTTAACTGACTTTGGCAAATGCTTGCCTGTTTTTTATCATGTGCGAGCAAGTGTAATATCATAGAATTATACTCATCTATGAATACAAACACAGGATGTCTGTCTCTATCGCCCTCTAGCCTTTGTCTCAATATACCATGAACCTTTGCCAGACCTTCAACACACTGCGTGTAATAGTAATAACGGCTACCCTCTACAGAGCGCAACCAGTCAAACTCTTCTGCACCCTTGTAGTCTAGTACAAAAAGCTTGGTATCTGGTAGTGCTATAGCTAACTGTGCCATCAAAAGAAGACCACAATAGCTTTTTCCAGAGCCTGACTGTCCGACGAGCATTATTAAAGCCCATGGAATCATTAGCGGGCAAAGTGCGGTATAGTCTACCCCTGTTTTTTCGAGATACCAAAATGCACAGCCGTAGGTACTAAATCCAGTGGCTAAAGCTCCTAAAATAGCTAGTACAATATACCAATGCCTCTCGGAAGCCCAAACCTTATCATTGGTTAGATACTCCCACAGAGCATGGAGCTTCTGCTTAAGCTCTGTAAGTTTCTCCATTCTTCCACCATCTGTTGCGCTAAAGGCTACTTCAATTAAGCACCATATAATCTTTACTATGTAGAAAATCATATACGTTCCACCTTTCTTTACGCTGACACCTCAAGTTTTTTAGAGATGTCAGCATTTTTTACTACCTTTTACTCAAGAGGATAGCCACAGTTAGGGCAGTGACTACCATCATCATAAGGCTCTAGTAGGTCTAAATAGTCCCACCAGTTATCCCGCTCTATCGGGTCTGTTTCCCTCTCGGGGAGCATATCGAACAAATCATCATTCATGACGATACCTCCATTTAAATGTGTGTGGGCAATGTTTTAACTCACTGCCCACACTGGGTTAGGTAATTTACTTGCTGTTACCTGTTACAATGACTGCCTTATCTGCGGTACAAGATAACTGCATACCACTAGTCTTGTGTGCGTATGGTTTTGCTGTGAAGTTTGAAAACCTTACCATAACAAACTGTAACAGCTTATTATGCTGGTCTAGCTCTTCTTGTGACACTACCAGAGTAGTGTCAGCGACCTTAACTCTAAGTGAGGTACATCTGTCCTGCGGATTGAGGATAGTATAGGTAGTACCAATAAGCTTGCCTTTATTGCCATTGGAATCATACTCATAGCTCTCAGCCACACCCACCAAAGGGAGCACATCTGTGCCACATGCTTGCTGTGCATTTAAAATGATGTTCATAATATTTACCTCCTTTCTAACGTTCTTATTGCTATTAACTAGCGTTTTACCTCCACGATAGATAGTATTTTCATCTGTGGTATCCATTTCCCATACTGTGTAAACCAAGTAATTCCCATGCGATTTTCTTTTGGCGTATGCACATTTTTCTAATGCGTCACCTCAAACATGATGAACTGCCACGCTTTTTGCCTACATCATATTTAAGGGGTCAGACGTATTGTTAAAGCAGTCAGGGAATAAATTCCTCAGATATTAGATATATATCTACCTCTTGGAAAAACTCTATAACGCAATTAACCTCTTTCAGCGAAACCAGCCTCTACCATGACAAACAAAAGTATGGTGTTTTTTGCAAACTGTGTTTGCATGATACAGGGACTTTAAGGAAAGTCTATTAGGGTTCTAAACTTATATAGTTGCAACTGTCATCTACCATTTAGAACCTTTGTAAACCAAGTAATTCGCATACGATTTTCTTTTGGTGTATACACACTTTTCTAATGCGTGACCTCAAGCATGATAAACTGTCATACTTTTTGCCTGCATCATGCTTAATAGGGTAGGCGTATTGTTAGAGCAGATGGGGAATGAATTTCTCGGATATTAGATATATATCTACCTCTTGGGGGAACTCTGTAACGAAATGAATCTCTCTTAGCTAAACTAGCCTCTAACATGACCCACAAAAGTACGGTGTTTTTTACTGAACTGTGTTTGCATAATGCAGTGTCATTAATAAACCCTATTTGGGTTCTAAACTTATATAGTTTCAACTGTAGGCGGCTTATTAAGAACAATAAAAAAACACATAGACACTGGTTTAGCATCTATGTGTATATCCCTCAACTCCAAAAGCTTGAGATACGTTAATGTCAGCAATTAAAAGTATGTAACAGAAAGGCAGACAACAGGGTGCTTTTCACACCTCTGCTATCTGCCTTTGAATGAGTTTATTAAACTGTAATGAAAGAATTATATCCACTTCTCTGAAACCATCTCTGACACCAATTGAAACGATTTTCGTCGTTTTGAAACAGTCTCAAACGGTAATCACCTTGCTTCTACTGTTTTTTACTATCCTCTGCTAAAATAGCTAACAAAGCCTGTAGCTATGCGGTCTTGTGGTTGTTTTATACACCTGTGTTATCTAACTTTCAACCTGTGATTTTCATAAAAGAAAAACCCCGCATAAACTCAGTGTTATGCGGGGCTTTAGTTTTGTATTGCTCGCCTGAATTATTCGATGTGAACCACCGGTTTAATCAGATTTTTCGGTTTGTTCTTCATAAGCATCAGTGCTTCTTCTATTTTATCAAACCCGCTGAATTCATGGGTAACCAATCTAGCGGGATCTACCCGTTTGGCCTGAACCAGGGCGAGCAGTTTTTCCATCCGCAGACGACCACCCGGCATAAGGCCCGCGCTAATCTGCTTATGACCCATGCCAAACCCCCATTCAACGCGGGGAATTTGAATGGAATCACCTTCGCCCAAATAATTAACGTTGCCAATTTTGCCACCTGGTCTTAGCGTCTTGATGGCCGTAGCAAAGGTCGCATTATCACCGCCCGCTATAATCACCTTATCGACTCCCTTACCACCAGTCAGCGCCAGAACCTGTTCTTCAATTGAACCGGTCTTGTAGCTGATAATTTTACTAGCACCGTATTTTTTAGCAATTTTAATGCAGTTTGGACGCGTGCCAACGGCAAATATCTCGGCTGCACCGCGCAAAACAGCCCCTGCAACCGACATCAGTCCCACCGGGCCTATGCCAATTACCAACACCTTGTCACCAAATTGAATATCTGCTAGCTCAGCGCCGTGAAAGCCCGTTGGCATCATGTCGCAGAGCATGACAGCGGCCGTATCGTCAATCGTTTCGGGAATCTTAGCCATATTGCCATCCGCGTCATTTACGTGAAAAAATTCGCCGAACACCCCGTCCTTAAAGTTCGAAAACTTCCAGCCCGAGAGCATCCCACCCGAATGCATGGCGTAGCCGCCTTGCGCCTCAAGCGAATTCCAGTCAGGGGTGATAGCGGGTACGACCACCCGATCTCCGGGCATAAAGTCCTTGACTAAATGTCCCACTTCGGTGACAATGCCGACTGCTTCGTGCCCCAATATCATGTTTGTACGCTCCCCCAGTGCGCCCGCCCAGACGGTGTGTACATCCGACGTACAGGGGGAGACAGCGGTTGGGCGTACGATGGCGTCCATTGGGCCAGCTGTCGGTTTTTCTTTTTCAATCCAGCCGGTAATCCCTATTTTTAACATTGCGTAACCTTTCATAACTTTCGCCTCCTTTTGCTCTTTATAATATAACGTCATTTTAAGAACATATACGGCAAAATTTATTTTGTGGACGCGTGTAAAATTTGGTCTTTCTTTGTGTGGTACGCTCTTTTTATCGGCGATTCTTCTCAGTCACGGGGTTCGTAAGCTTAAAAAGCAGACATACCACTTTAAACGGCGGTATGCCTGCTTTTTTTACTTGTTTAAAGTTTTATGCTCTCCGGTCATCTTTAGTTCAATTACACCACCGAATTAGCTAGCGTAGCTTTGAGTGCCGTCAGTATTTCGTTATTG from Oscillospiraceae bacterium MB24-C1 includes the following:
- a CDS encoding NAD(P)-dependent alcohol dehydrogenase; the protein is MKGYAMLKIGITGWIEKEKPTAGPMDAIVRPTAVSPCTSDVHTVWAGALGERTNMILGHEAVGIVTEVGHLVKDFMPGDRVVVPAITPDWNSLEAQGGYAMHSGGMLSGWKFSNFKDGVFGEFFHVNDADGNMAKIPETIDDTAAVMLCDMMPTGFHGAELADIQFGDKVLVIGIGPVGLMSVAGAVLRGAAEIFAVGTRPNCIKIAKKYGASKIISYKTGSIEEQVLALTGGKGVDKVIIAGGDNATFATAIKTLRPGGKIGNVNYLGEGDSIQIPRVEWGFGMGHKQISAGLMPGGRLRMEKLLALVQAKRVDPARLVTHEFSGFDKIEEALMLMKNKPKNLIKPVVHIE